A stretch of Rhizobium sp. TH2 DNA encodes these proteins:
- a CDS encoding error-prone DNA polymerase, whose translation MTSGPRYAELQVTSHFSFLRGASSCEELFAQAAMSGIEALAIVDRNSLAGIVRAHQAAKDTGVRLIVGCRLDLTNDVSVLVYPTDRPAYARLCRLLTLGKKRGGKAQCILDWADLVAYGEGLIVVLIPDLADDMCPLNLRRLCQDFGDCAYLALTLRRRPNDQLRLFELSNMAAAMGVATVVTNDVLFHVPERRILQDVVTCIRHNVTIDDAGFRRERHADRYLKPPEEMARLFPRYPAALARTIEIMERCPFSLDELAYQYPEERSHPELTPQETLAQMTWEGATRRYPEDLPDKVRKTLEHELELIAKLEYAPYFLTVNSIVQFARSRNILCQGRGSAANSSVCYVLGVTSIDPDRNDLLFERFVSEERREPPDIDVDFEHERREIVMQWVFETYGRDHAALCSTVIRYQSKGAIRDVGKALGLPEDMTKMLSAGVWGWGENVGEKHAEELNLNIGDRRLTLALDLAHQLVGTPRHLSQHPGGFVLTRDRLDELVPIEPAAMIDRQVIEWDKDDIDIVKFMKVDCLALGMLSCMKRGFDLLAEYKGIEIDLATIPPEDPRTYAMIRKADTLGTFQIESRAQMSMLPRIKPRTFYDLVIEVAIVRPGPIQGDMVHPYLRRRAGKEAVVYPKPELEKVLGKTLGVPLFQEQAMRVAIECAGFTPGEADQLRRAMATFKHTGGVSKFGEKLISGMVANGYEQDFAERTFKQLEGFGSYGFPESHAASFALIAYASSWLKCWHPDVFCASLLNAQPMGFYAPAQIVRDAREHNVEVRPVCVNASRWDCTLEATEDDTRFAIRLGMRMVKGLANRDAATILAVREDRPFASIDDLWRRAGVPAASLVELAEADAFKPSLRLVRREALWAIKALRDEPLPLFAAASEKANETLAELDEPIVDLRPMTSGGEVVEDYGHMGLTLRDHPLSFLREDLSKRRIITCREAMQSRDGKWVEAAGLVLVRQRPGSAKGVMFITMEDESGVANLVVWVKTFEKYRRVVLGAGMLGVYGRIQREEDVVHLVAHRLTDLSSYLASVGERDQVFELPHGRGDEFHHGSPALDPRGFPKGPRARDIVDPYLHLDAIKVKTRDFR comes from the coding sequence ATGACATCAGGTCCCCGCTATGCCGAGCTGCAGGTCACGTCGCACTTCTCGTTCCTAAGGGGAGCCTCCTCTTGCGAGGAGTTGTTTGCCCAGGCGGCTATGTCAGGCATTGAGGCGCTTGCGATCGTCGACCGCAACAGCCTCGCCGGCATCGTTCGTGCCCACCAGGCAGCCAAGGACACAGGTGTTCGGTTGATCGTCGGTTGCCGTCTCGATCTCACCAATGATGTGTCCGTCCTCGTCTATCCGACCGATCGTCCGGCTTATGCCCGGCTCTGCCGATTGCTCACGCTTGGGAAGAAGCGTGGCGGCAAGGCGCAATGCATTCTCGATTGGGCTGACCTTGTCGCTTACGGAGAAGGCCTTATCGTCGTCCTCATTCCCGACCTGGCCGACGATATGTGTCCGCTGAATTTGCGGCGCCTATGCCAAGACTTCGGGGATTGCGCCTATCTCGCTCTGACGCTGCGCCGGCGGCCGAACGATCAGCTTCGCCTGTTCGAACTGTCGAACATGGCGGCAGCGATGGGGGTGGCTACCGTCGTCACCAATGACGTTCTGTTTCATGTTCCGGAGCGGCGTATCCTGCAGGACGTGGTCACCTGTATTCGTCACAACGTCACGATCGACGATGCCGGCTTCCGCCGCGAGCGGCATGCCGACCGCTATCTCAAGCCACCAGAGGAGATGGCACGGCTTTTTCCGCGATACCCAGCAGCACTTGCTAGAACGATCGAAATCATGGAGCGCTGCCCCTTCTCGCTCGATGAACTCGCCTATCAATATCCGGAGGAGCGGTCGCATCCAGAGCTGACACCGCAGGAGACGCTCGCCCAGATGACCTGGGAGGGAGCAACACGACGGTATCCCGAGGACCTGCCCGACAAGGTGCGAAAGACACTCGAGCATGAGCTAGAGCTCATTGCGAAGCTCGAATACGCGCCCTATTTCCTGACCGTGAACAGCATCGTACAGTTTGCCAGATCGCGTAACATCCTCTGCCAGGGCAGGGGATCGGCGGCAAACTCCTCCGTCTGCTATGTCCTCGGCGTCACCTCGATCGACCCGGATCGCAACGATCTCCTCTTCGAGCGCTTCGTCTCGGAGGAGCGACGGGAGCCACCCGACATTGATGTCGACTTCGAACATGAGCGGCGTGAGATCGTCATGCAATGGGTGTTCGAGACCTACGGCCGCGACCATGCTGCTCTCTGCTCGACGGTCATCCGCTATCAGTCCAAAGGCGCCATTCGCGATGTCGGAAAGGCACTCGGTCTGCCTGAGGACATGACGAAAATGCTCTCGGCGGGTGTCTGGGGCTGGGGTGAAAACGTCGGCGAGAAGCACGCGGAGGAACTCAATCTCAACATCGGAGACCGACGACTGACACTGGCGCTCGATCTCGCTCATCAACTGGTGGGTACACCGCGGCACCTATCCCAGCATCCTGGTGGCTTCGTCCTCACCCGAGATCGTCTCGATGAGCTCGTACCGATCGAGCCCGCTGCGATGATCGATCGACAGGTGATCGAATGGGACAAGGACGACATTGATATCGTCAAGTTCATGAAGGTCGACTGCCTGGCGCTTGGCATGCTGTCCTGCATGAAGCGCGGCTTCGATCTCCTGGCCGAGTACAAGGGTATTGAGATCGATCTCGCGACGATCCCGCCGGAAGATCCGCGAACCTACGCGATGATCCGCAAAGCGGATACGTTGGGGACGTTCCAGATCGAGAGTCGGGCTCAGATGTCGATGCTGCCCCGGATCAAGCCTCGGACCTTCTATGACCTGGTCATCGAAGTGGCCATCGTCCGGCCTGGGCCAATCCAAGGCGACATGGTTCATCCCTATCTCCGCCGCCGCGCAGGCAAGGAAGCCGTTGTCTATCCAAAGCCCGAGCTCGAGAAGGTGCTCGGCAAAACGCTTGGCGTGCCGCTCTTCCAGGAACAGGCGATGCGGGTCGCGATTGAATGTGCCGGCTTTACGCCCGGTGAAGCCGACCAGCTCCGGCGCGCCATGGCGACCTTCAAGCATACTGGTGGAGTCTCGAAGTTCGGTGAGAAGCTGATCTCGGGAATGGTTGCGAATGGCTACGAGCAGGATTTCGCCGAGCGGACCTTCAAGCAGCTCGAAGGTTTTGGCAGTTACGGTTTCCCAGAGAGCCATGCGGCCTCATTCGCACTCATCGCCTATGCCTCCTCCTGGCTGAAATGCTGGCACCCGGATGTCTTTTGCGCGAGCCTCCTGAACGCCCAACCGATGGGCTTTTACGCTCCTGCCCAGATCGTCCGGGACGCCCGCGAGCATAACGTTGAGGTTCGGCCGGTCTGCGTCAATGCGAGCCGATGGGACTGCACGCTTGAGGCTACAGAGGACGATACGCGCTTTGCCATTCGGCTCGGCATGCGGATGGTGAAGGGGCTTGCAAATCGCGATGCCGCTACAATCCTGGCAGTCCGAGAGGATCGACCGTTCGCATCCATCGATGACCTTTGGCGCAGGGCGGGCGTGCCAGCCGCCTCGCTCGTCGAACTCGCGGAAGCTGATGCGTTTAAGCCGTCGCTCCGACTGGTTCGCCGAGAGGCGCTCTGGGCAATTAAGGCATTGCGGGACGAGCCACTGCCGCTGTTCGCAGCTGCCTCTGAGAAAGCCAACGAAACGCTTGCGGAGCTCGATGAGCCCATCGTTGATTTGCGGCCTATGACCTCAGGAGGCGAGGTCGTAGAGGATTACGGTCACATGGGATTGACCCTTCGCGATCACCCCCTCTCATTCCTGCGGGAAGACCTGTCGAAGCGTCGGATCATCACTTGTCGCGAGGCGATGCAATCACGCGACGGCAAGTGGGTCGAGGCTGCGGGTCTCGTGCTCGTCCGGCAGCGGCCAGGGTCAGCAAAAGGCGTGATGTTCATCACGATGGAGGACGAGTCCGGCGTTGCCAATCTCGTTGTCTGGGTAAAAACCTTCGAGAAATATCGCCGTGTCGTGCTCGGCGCCGGCATGCTTGGCGTCTATGGGCGCATTCAGCGGGAAGAGGATGTCGTGCATCTTGTCGCTCATCGTCTGACGGATCTGTCATCCTATCTGGCGAGCGTCGGCGAGCGCGACCAAGTGTTCGAGCTACCACACGGGAGGGGCGATGAGTTTCATCATGGGTCGCCGGCGCTGGACCCTCGCGGGTTTCCAAAGGGGCCGCGAGCGCGCGACATCGTCGATCCGTATTTGCATCTCGATGCGATCAAGGTGAAGACGCGAGATTTCAGATAG
- a CDS encoding nucleoside hydrolase, translating to MLMSESRRLSMLAPRSGRRRIVIDTDTFNEIDDQFAIVHALLSRDTVSVEAIYAAPFVNETTQDPARGMELSYDEILALLDRLAIAPVGLVHRGVTDYVGPQKKPLQAPAVDDLIARARRSTPDNPLYVIAMAAISNVAAALIAAPDIVSNIVVVWRGGHAIDWQHQREFNLEPDVGGTQVLFDSGVPLVLVPCEGVTSILHSTVPEIERYVEPYGEIGRFLAMRFKGYCDDHVGWAKEIWDMGATAWILNSDWAPSAFLPTPILTDDMHYSTDRSRHVMRYVYAIDRNRIMKDFISRLSTLCTASAQCAAPSAA from the coding sequence ATGCTCATGTCCGAAAGCCGTCGCTTGTCCATGCTCGCGCCGCGGTCAGGAAGGCGACGAATTGTAATCGACACGGACACCTTCAACGAGATCGATGATCAGTTTGCGATCGTGCATGCATTGCTGTCGCGCGACACAGTCAGTGTCGAGGCGATTTATGCCGCGCCATTCGTCAACGAAACGACCCAAGATCCTGCCCGTGGCATGGAGCTCAGTTACGATGAGATATTGGCACTGCTGGATCGCCTAGCCATTGCGCCAGTTGGCCTGGTTCATCGGGGCGTTACTGATTATGTCGGACCTCAGAAAAAACCGCTGCAGGCACCGGCAGTAGATGACCTCATCGCCCGCGCCAGGAGATCCACACCCGACAACCCCCTCTACGTTATCGCGATGGCGGCGATCAGCAATGTCGCAGCTGCACTCATCGCAGCTCCTGATATCGTGAGTAATATCGTAGTGGTCTGGCGGGGCGGCCATGCGATCGATTGGCAACACCAGCGCGAGTTCAATCTCGAGCCGGATGTCGGTGGCACGCAGGTGCTGTTCGATTCTGGCGTTCCCCTGGTTCTCGTTCCCTGTGAAGGCGTGACCTCAATCCTGCATAGCACTGTGCCGGAAATCGAACGTTACGTGGAACCATATGGTGAAATCGGTCGGTTCCTGGCCATGCGCTTCAAGGGCTACTGTGACGACCATGTTGGCTGGGCGAAGGAAATCTGGGACATGGGCGCAACCGCATGGATACTGAATTCCGATTGGGCTCCGTCCGCATTCCTGCCTACACCGATCCTGACTGACGATATGCACTATAGCACCGATCGCTCACGGCACGTGATGCGTTATGTCTACGCGATAGATCGAAATCGCATTATGAAAGACTTCATCAGTCGACTTTCAACCTTGTGCACAGCGTCGGCACAGTGCGCGGCGCCCTCGGCCGCTTAG
- a CDS encoding ABC transporter permease subunit produces the protein MAISLYAVVPAIRYTEAGLRSVSTNLLETATQLGCTPLQSMVLVQLPTARPALLLGLNQVVMAAITMLPVAATVGTSELGQQIYIALGKADAGLGITAGVVFCLVAINLDRILRGVAERLRSTK, from the coding sequence ATTGCGATCTCGCTCTACGCCGTTGTTCCGGCCATCCGCTATACGGAAGCGGGCCTTCGGAGTGTCTCGACGAACCTGCTTGAAACCGCGACACAGCTCGGTTGCACGCCATTACAGAGTATGGTGCTCGTTCAGCTGCCCACCGCACGCCCTGCGTTGCTTCTCGGGCTCAATCAGGTGGTGATGGCGGCGATCACGATGCTCCCCGTAGCCGCTACTGTCGGCACGTCGGAACTCGGACAACAGATCTACATCGCGCTGGGCAAGGCCGATGCCGGCCTCGGGATCACCGCCGGTGTTGTCTTCTGCCTGGTCGCCATCAATCTCGATCGCATCCTTCGCGGCGTCGCCGAACGCCTGCGCAGCACCAAATAA
- a CDS encoding helix-turn-helix domain-containing protein produces the protein MKAFQARAARAMLNLSVREVGQLANVQPNTVSRIEQDNFGSRGPLAMTIEALRRVYEERGVVFFDDGETPPQGPGVWLKDQQG, from the coding sequence ATGAAAGCGTTCCAGGCCAGAGCTGCGAGAGCAATGCTAAATTTGAGTGTGCGTGAGGTCGGACAACTCGCAAACGTACAGCCCAACACTGTCAGCCGCATCGAGCAGGATAATTTTGGTTCGAGAGGGCCGCTGGCAATGACCATTGAGGCATTGCGAAGAGTGTATGAGGAACGAGGCGTCGTTTTCTTTGATGATGGCGAGACACCGCCGCAGGGTCCGGGAGTGTGGCTGAAGGATCAGCAGGGATAA
- a CDS encoding phospholipase D-like domain-containing protein, translating to MSSRSVFRPGENCWRVEQADDFSIIVDADDYFGAIRRTMMAAERLIFLVGWDFDAGTTLGHPDVDDGAPRTVGDFIIWLTRQKPELEIKILLWSPALLASWMRLSNLPYLLRWKLHKRISVHLDGRHPLGSSHHQKMLVVDDRTAFCGGIDVTLDRWDTREHLDDNPSRHRPNGRPYGPWHDASSKFTGEAARSLGELCRMRWTRAGGEEIPLAAGLKPREDEHGQGFSFGRVCLAISRTEPAHLDEPRVVEIERLYVDMIMSARKLIYAESQYFASRAIAQALARRLTEPDGPEVILINPLASDNWLGAIAMDTARARLRESLRRHDPRDRFRIYHPVTASGQAIYVHSKLMIIDDEIVRVGSSNINNRSMRFDRECDVAFEARGDDALRRRIAGFRSVLLGEHLGVEAHEVENAMNIAGSAIGGVEALRKRTGLKSLRCYETPNVSDIEKWLADNEILDPEGPEELFEPIERRGLFRRRLRLPGRRGR from the coding sequence ATGTCTAGCAGGTCCGTATTCCGGCCGGGCGAGAATTGCTGGCGGGTGGAGCAGGCCGACGACTTCTCGATCATCGTCGATGCCGACGATTATTTCGGCGCTATCCGTCGTACAATGATGGCGGCTGAACGGCTGATTTTCCTGGTTGGGTGGGACTTCGATGCAGGTACGACTCTGGGTCATCCCGACGTCGATGACGGCGCGCCACGGACGGTGGGGGATTTCATCATCTGGCTCACGCGCCAGAAGCCCGAGCTCGAGATCAAGATACTTCTTTGGAGCCCGGCACTGCTCGCGAGCTGGATGCGGCTCTCCAATCTGCCGTATCTCCTGAGATGGAAACTTCACAAACGCATCTCCGTCCACTTGGACGGGAGGCATCCTTTGGGCAGCTCCCATCATCAGAAAATGCTTGTGGTGGACGATCGGACAGCGTTCTGCGGCGGCATCGATGTGACCCTCGACCGATGGGATACACGCGAGCACCTTGACGACAATCCCTCGAGGCATCGGCCGAACGGCCGCCCTTACGGCCCGTGGCACGACGCCTCGAGCAAGTTCACCGGAGAAGCCGCGAGATCGCTCGGCGAGCTGTGCCGCATGCGGTGGACGCGCGCTGGGGGCGAGGAGATACCGTTAGCAGCCGGACTGAAACCTCGTGAGGACGAGCATGGTCAGGGCTTCTCGTTCGGTCGGGTTTGTCTTGCTATCTCCAGGACCGAACCTGCGCACCTCGACGAGCCGAGGGTCGTGGAGATCGAGCGGCTTTATGTCGACATGATCATGTCGGCGCGAAAGCTGATCTACGCCGAGAGCCAGTACTTCGCGTCCCGTGCAATAGCACAGGCGCTGGCGCGGCGCTTGACGGAGCCGGACGGACCTGAGGTCATTCTGATCAATCCCCTTGCCTCCGACAACTGGCTCGGCGCCATAGCCATGGACACCGCGCGAGCGCGTTTGAGGGAGTCCCTTCGACGGCACGATCCGCGGGACCGCTTCCGCATCTACCATCCCGTCACCGCGAGCGGCCAGGCGATCTATGTCCATTCGAAGCTCATGATCATCGACGACGAGATCGTTCGCGTCGGCTCGTCCAACATTAACAACCGGTCGATGCGCTTCGACAGGGAATGCGATGTCGCCTTCGAAGCACGAGGAGACGACGCTCTTCGTCGCCGTATCGCCGGGTTCAGGAGTGTTCTGCTTGGCGAGCATTTGGGTGTGGAGGCCCACGAGGTCGAGAATGCCATGAACATCGCGGGTTCGGCCATCGGCGGTGTCGAGGCGCTGAGGAAACGGACCGGGTTGAAGTCACTGCGATGCTACGAAACGCCGAATGTGTCTGACATCGAGAAATGGCTGGCGGACAACGAAATCCTTGATCCTGAGGGACCAGAAGAACTGTTTGAACCGATCGAACGACGTGGATTGTTTCGTCGACGGTTGCGGCTTCCTGGTCGAAGAGGCCGATGA
- a CDS encoding DUF982 domain-containing protein codes for MASGLRFPKTILVQVEGRWHFVGAADEALQCLRGAFPERNGPSHRRAVDTCAALLLGNTTAEGAQATFTVAAMEGGHPFEVHDDGAELEERLVMAATENGLLDMLLEVDQLFG; via the coding sequence ATGGCGTCCGGCCTTCGCTTCCCGAAAACAATCCTGGTCCAGGTGGAAGGCCGATGGCACTTCGTCGGAGCAGCGGACGAGGCTCTCCAGTGCCTCAGGGGTGCGTTTCCGGAGCGGAATGGCCCGTCGCACAGGCGTGCGGTCGACACCTGTGCCGCCCTGCTTCTGGGTAACACCACCGCCGAAGGGGCGCAGGCAACCTTCACAGTCGCGGCGATGGAAGGCGGGCATCCGTTCGAAGTTCACGACGATGGAGCGGAACTGGAGGAGCGCCTGGTCATGGCGGCAACGGAAAACGGCTTGCTCGACATGCTGCTCGAAGTCGACCAGTTATTCGGCTAA
- a CDS encoding N-acetyltransferase, giving the protein MFDTNTATQHLPRFSDILINSVESGALIGHIIPVNIAAVASYWEDVVASIGAGERVLMCATIDSEIAGTVQLYLSRETNAPHRGEVYKLIVHQQFRNRGIGEALMKAVEVEARKHARTLLLLDAVQDGEAERLSRRLGWQEIGVVPRHFVDPWGGFKSSVYMMRCLDS; this is encoded by the coding sequence GTGTTCGACACCAACACCGCTACACAGCACCTGCCGCGCTTCTCCGACATCCTGATCAACAGCGTCGAGAGCGGCGCGCTTATAGGTCATATAATACCGGTGAATATCGCCGCTGTGGCCTCTTATTGGGAAGATGTCGTGGCCTCGATTGGAGCCGGCGAACGCGTTCTTATGTGCGCGACGATCGATAGCGAGATCGCCGGTACAGTTCAGCTATATCTCTCTCGCGAGACTAATGCGCCGCATCGCGGCGAGGTCTACAAGCTCATCGTCCATCAACAATTCAGGAACCGGGGCATCGGCGAGGCACTTATGAAAGCCGTCGAGGTCGAGGCGAGGAAGCACGCGCGGACACTGCTCCTTCTGGACGCCGTGCAGGACGGCGAAGCCGAACGCCTATCTCGACGCCTGGGCTGGCAGGAGATCGGCGTCGTGCCGAGGCACTTCGTCGACCCGTGGGGAGGGTTCAAGTCGTCAGTCTATATGATGCGGTGTCTCGATAGCTGA
- a CDS encoding response regulator, with translation MNNGKPVVLVVEDSALIRMGAVDLVLSAGYEALEACDADEAIRMLESRDDIDLVFTDVQMPGTMDGIKLSHYIRNRWPPVKLIVASGAAILEESSLPFGSRFFSKPYDDHAITDAMARLLSSDAPLAPTA, from the coding sequence ATGAATAACGGCAAACCGGTCGTCCTGGTCGTCGAAGACAGCGCGTTGATACGAATGGGCGCCGTCGATCTCGTTCTGTCTGCGGGCTACGAAGCGCTTGAAGCATGCGATGCAGACGAGGCAATTCGCATGCTTGAGTCGCGAGACGACATCGATCTGGTTTTCACCGATGTTCAGATGCCCGGGACGATGGATGGCATCAAACTATCCCATTACATCCGAAACCGCTGGCCACCTGTGAAGCTGATTGTCGCATCCGGTGCTGCAATTCTTGAAGAAAGCAGCTTACCTTTCGGGAGCAGATTCTTCTCGAAACCCTATGACGACCACGCAATCACAGACGCAATGGCACGCCTGCTTTCGAGCGATGCCCCGCTCGCTCCCACCGCTTGA
- a CDS encoding sensor histidine kinase, whose translation MPQTPIVHFEAASTLAVVVSSNEPLLFLSDELKVIAASASFCRAFEIDPASVPGSRLGELGNGEWAMPKLASLLSATASGSANIEAYEIDLQRPNHKTLHLVVNARTLDDGNIDHIRLLLAVTDVTNARAEARLKDDLIRDKAILLQEVQHRVANSLQIIASVLMQSARRVQSEEARGHLHNAHHRVMSIAALQRQLSTSHGGSVELRAYFTQLGQSLGASMIADPDRLAIQVTVDDSAVSADVSVSLGLIVTELVINALKHAFPDERTGTTVIDYRSSGNEWTLSISDNGIGMPVGSDAPKAGLGTGIVEALVKNLGGEIKLSDAGPGTVVTISHQESAGLRTEVSTAA comes from the coding sequence ATGCCACAGACACCAATAGTGCATTTCGAAGCGGCGAGCACCCTTGCCGTGGTGGTGTCATCCAATGAACCGCTGCTGTTCCTGTCAGACGAGCTGAAGGTCATTGCAGCGAGTGCATCGTTCTGTCGTGCCTTTGAGATCGATCCTGCGTCAGTTCCCGGTAGCCGCCTTGGCGAACTCGGAAACGGCGAATGGGCGATGCCCAAGCTTGCGTCACTTCTGAGCGCCACCGCTTCGGGAAGTGCGAATATCGAGGCCTATGAAATCGACCTTCAGCGGCCAAACCACAAAACACTGCATTTGGTTGTCAATGCGCGGACGCTCGATGACGGCAACATCGATCATATTCGCCTACTTCTGGCCGTAACCGACGTGACCAACGCGCGCGCCGAAGCGCGCCTGAAAGATGATCTGATTCGCGATAAGGCCATCCTCTTGCAGGAGGTCCAGCACAGGGTCGCGAACAGCCTCCAGATTATCGCAAGCGTTCTGATGCAGAGCGCACGGCGTGTTCAGTCGGAGGAGGCACGCGGACACCTCCACAATGCCCATCATCGGGTCATGTCAATCGCAGCCCTGCAACGGCAACTCTCAACGTCCCACGGCGGCAGTGTTGAGCTCCGTGCCTATTTCACCCAACTTGGCCAAAGCCTTGGCGCGTCGATGATCGCCGACCCTGACCGGCTCGCTATTCAGGTGACGGTCGATGACAGCGCGGTGAGTGCCGACGTTTCCGTAAGCTTGGGGCTGATTGTGACCGAGCTTGTCATCAACGCCCTCAAGCACGCCTTTCCCGACGAGCGAACAGGCACGACCGTCATCGACTATCGATCGTCGGGCAACGAGTGGACTCTTTCGATTTCCGACAACGGCATCGGCATGCCGGTCGGGAGCGATGCGCCAAAGGCAGGACTAGGAACTGGCATCGTAGAGGCGCTGGTTAAGAACCTCGGCGGCGAAATCAAGTTGAGCGATGCAGGCCCCGGCACCGTGGTCACTATCAGCCATCAGGAAAGCGCCGGTCTCCGAACCGAAGTTTCTACAGCAGCGTAG